A segment of the Neoarius graeffei isolate fNeoGra1 chromosome 5, fNeoGra1.pri, whole genome shotgun sequence genome:
ggctaggccactccaggaccttgaaatgcttcttacgaaaccactccttcgttgcccgggcggtgtgtttggcaaacttcagacgggcctggacacgtactggcttaagcagggggacacatctggcactgcaggatttgagtccctggcggcgtagtgtgttactgatggtagcctttgttattttggtcccagctctctgcaggtcattcactaggtccccccatgtggttctgggatttttgctcaccgttcttgtgatcattttgaccccacggggtgagatcttgcgtggagccccagatcgagggagattatcagtggtcttgtatgtcttccattttctaataattgctcccacagttgatttcttcacaccaagctgcttacctattgcagattcagtcttcccagcctggtgcaggtccacaattttgtttctggtgtcctttgacagcgctttggtcttggccatagtggggtttggagtgtgactgtttgaggttgtggacaggtgtcttttatactgataatgagttcaaacaggtgccattaatacaggtaacgagtggaggacagaggagcctcttaaagaagttacaggtctgtgagagccagaaatcttgcttgtttgtaggtgaccaaatacttattttaccgaggaatttaccaattaattcattaaaaatcctacaatgtgatttcctggattctttccccccattctgtctctcatagttgaagtgtacctatgatgaaaattacaggcctctctcatctttttaagtgggagaacttgcacaagtgatggctgactaaatacttttttgccccactgtaaaaggTAAGCATGTGAGCATGCAAGTATTATATTGGGTAAGTTATGTTTAGAAGCACCAACCTTTGGATATCCATGGATGCACTCAGGAGACGTAAATGCTTGACATGATCTGGCTTCTGATGCTGGTCTAGACTGTGAATGACTTGGATCACTGTCACTCGTTACATTAAATGGCTGTTCGTGCGATCTGCCATCAGATGTACTCGGATGTGTATCAGATTCGTCAACGACATTGAAAAATTCACCCACAGTGTGGCAGTTGAATGCAGTAGCCCTCGCGAATGATGTGGCTTCTGAATTCCTGATGGACAGTCTAGGATGCCTCTTTAAGAAGGACGTGAACCAATCACGACCTGCCATTTTATTCTCATGCCATGATCTAGGCATTCTTAGATTGTTGGTCTCAGCTGTTTCATAGGCGAGTCTTCGACACTGTCGAGGAGTATACATTTTTGATGATGTAAGCAAATACTCTTCGAGTAGATTCTCTTCCTCTAGGGTGAACACTTGACTTTTTTTAAAATCTGCAGCAAGGTTACACATttgattttcttcatactgttTGACTTTCCTTGCCAGGGTAGATTTAGAAATACCACTTTCTATGGCCACTTGGCGCAGGGAAGACTCCTTCCTCACGACCTTCTGAACAGCTTCAGCGAGGGCTTCATGGGAGATCAGCCCATGCTCTGTCTTCCGCTGGTATTTTCGAGGTATCTGTTTTTAAAAGAATTACAGACAAATTTAATATCTAATTTAGCCAAAAACTGCGCATATTGTACAAGTGGGACTTGCAGGGAGGACTGCAAAGACGAGGGATACTTGAGATATGGGGTAGGTAGAACTAGGGCAGTAGTTGGGGAGAGATGGTACACACAAGGGTGACTTGGGACATGTGTCCCAACTACTCCCCAtatggccattttgaaaaaaaagtcctttttattttctccccccaaatttaagtttaataaataatactatatatggtaactctaaGCTACATACTttgattcctaacaaatcccaaattcaccagcgtacattacaccatcGAATGGAGGTGgactgaagtagaaaatacaagtcttGATTGacgaaaatattgaactgcacaaaccttactgcagtgcccagtttcgtggctccaaaggaagtaggttactctaagggataagatctaacttctgatgtcatctaaaacttGACTGGTTGGAATTAATTTATAGGAATACAAGCTGtaccaagtctccccgctctccagCAAGACATTGTCCTATTAAATCTCTGGATGTTTGTAAGTGACGCAACCCACAAGGTAAAGGAGTCACAACACTGTAGTACTGAATGATGCTGTTCGAAATGACATACATACCCACTGATTTCCTTTGGGAACTGTGAGTTCAGTCTCCATGTTTCCATAATCTGAATAAAAATAAGCTTACAATCAAAAATCAAATACATATGTGCACATGATTTCATACTGAACATGATTTGAGTCAGCTAAAATTGTTACAGCATAGACAGATTACCTATATATCAATATAGATGGGTGACAAACGAAAGGAAAAAGCAACAGTAAAGTGTTTAGCCACCACAAGCCACCTAGAACTGCTTCACTGTGTCTCAGCACAGATTCTACAAGTCTGTGAATCTGTAGAGAGGGGTGAACACCAGTCTGAGAAAAGATATCcccttggtctttttttttttttttaaatatggtgcTGGATGGAGCACTGTCCATCATGCCTGTGTTCGGCCACAGTATAGGACACATCATTTTCATCCTCAAACCATTCAGTGTGCCCTCATGCCAGCACAATGCCCACCACAGCCACCAGTTTTCCTTTCATTTGTCAGTAGGTTGTTTGGTAGATTGGTTGCTGCTACCCACACTGCAAGTACTCAGAGGGTCAATTATTTTGGCACACAAAGATATTACAAAATCAAAAACTGGATGAGAATGCACCGTCCTTTACAAGTACAAATACAGGTTTATACTGGGAAAGTAACCAATGCTGTGACCTGTAATACAAGGAAATGTGAGCTTTAATGAATCTGCATGCACATTTACATTGGTAAAGACCACTGGTGTAGGCCAGCATCAAATCAAGTTTTTAACCCCGTGAAAACTAAATATACTGGCAAGATTAAATGACTTGCTTCTTGCGTGACTTTGGAAATGTAGCAATATTTTTCAATAGGCAAACCAGATCTGCATTTCCTGAAGGAAGTTCACAGAGATTGCTAATAGCAGAAAGTAAGAACATTCAAAAGAAAGTTTTAAAGGGGTGGATAaagtgaagagaaaaaaaaaagtggttgctAGGGTGTTTCAGGTGATCACAAGGGTGTTGCTGTGGCATTCCAGGTGGTTACTGCTGGGGCTGGGCAATATGATGATGTACTTTTCTGAGATGTCTTGAATATTATGGTAtcttttttatattatttttaaaaaatgtttcacAATTACAAACTGATTGGAAGCAGTTGATGATGACATTAAATTTTGTACTAAATCCTTAATATTGCAAAAGGGctaaaaatatttcatttttttgtctggacattaaataaaataaataaaataggaggcgaagtggccaagtggttagagcgcttgaccactaagcgaacggtccccggttcgagcctcagcttgacggggatctggggctcgctccctgtccacctagcagtgaatggggacctggtggaaacactgggggaagtaaggcggcgaggaaaggaactggccaccctacctcactatgccgatggcccaggacaagtgcgctctctaacaggcactcccccaatgtacgaatcgtatatgggaccctctcttcttaaataaaataaacagacTTTCATAGGTTTTAAATGCAACCCTAAAGTTTTGCTGGAAGTTCCTTCGTAAACCTATAGATCATGATACAAATTGTGTACTGTGGAAATGTCGTTGGGAAGGTGACATGCCCACTTATGAGACCGGAACTGTTCCACTTTTGGTCCCACAAAGACGAATTATGTTGCTCTATCTTGGTATATTCCAAGAGCTTCACCTCCACTgaatttttgcctccatttgcttgtttgtctgcctgttcccaacataactcaaaaagtagtgaacagattttgatgaaatttggaggaaaggtgatggGCCAAGGAACGAttgactagattttgatgcaaatctggatatgtggtTTGGCAGAGATATGCACTCTAGTGAATTGTTTGAGCATTCACACGAACTCAGCCATCAGAAGTAAAATGAATACCTAATCAGTTGTCTATAAAAACTGGAAATAGAGTAGTTTGGTCagtgcttaattttttttttaagtggatgTCATTTCGCTGTGGATAACACTGAAAATGACAAACAagcagtttgattttttttttttaaatcttgcacAAAgcaaaataacatctcattgtcaAAGTATCACCCAGTATTTAGCGATTTCAAATAGAAACAGAATCTCAAAAGACTGCTTAAAAAACTTCAAATCATGCTGTTATTTCTTGCTTCGATTCCAACTTTCCCAGCAGAAATTACGAACTGGGGCACCATTCAAATGGATCTAATTTCCTGCTGGAAATTAGGAAATTTCCCAGTTCCCACTTGTTTATGACAGCAAAATTAAAGCTGCCTTTACAGGGAAAACACTAAAGTGTGCAGGCTATGTGGTACTTCAGGACCAGTGTTGGGAACCTGTGCACGAAATGAAGAGGAAGTTGGCAGTACCATTATTTGGGTTGGTGCCAGCCTCAGGGAATTGTGTATTTTTGTCTTGATGGCCCACATTTTTCGAAACTGCCACATGAAACGCAGAAAGACTCTGCTCCATAATCATCAGTTTGTGCTTTAACTGTTTGTTCTCGGTTTTGCTTGCTGTTTTTTTCCATGCGCAAATTATTTCTCCATCTCCCCGCCAAAGCACAGATCTTTACCATCACCATCTTCAGCAACCAGTCAAAAATAGCTGTGAGCTCAACATGAAAGTATGAAGCTGCTGCCTCCATGTTAACTAGGGCCATTCAAACAGCCAGTCTGACAGCACACACAAGCCAACAGCACCTTCAGCTTTTCAATTTATGTCAGATAGCAAACAACTGGTGAATTATTGATATTTTATGAAATTTCTTCTCTGcagacacacacacctctcacacacacacgcgtgcgcgctTACGTCAATTTTGGGGCACATATTTCaacccccctccccctccccctcgggGGACACCACTTTCTGAATGGTTTAGCGAGTCACTGGCAGGTGGAATAGATGCGGGGGGAGCACCCAGGTTAGGAAAATCAGTTGGGATTTTAGTTTCAAGCAACTTTTGGCCATGCAGAATTTTTACCTTGAGATTGGGGACAAATAATTTAAATGTCACTTTTGGGGTCTTCAGCTATACACAAATAGACAAACTGATAAAAGTCGCTTTTAGGTGCCTTACTTTCCTTTGGGGACaagagtcatctcatctcatctcattatctgtagccgctttatcctgttctacagggtcgcaggcaagctggagcctatcccagctgactacgggtgagaggcggggtacaccctggacaagtcgccaggtcatcacagggctgacacatagacacagacaaccattcacactcacattcacacctacggtcaatttagagtcaccagttaacctaacctgcatgtctttggactgtgggggaaaccggagcacccggaggaaacccacgcggacacggggagaacatgcaaactccgcacagaaaggccctcgccggccacggggctcgaacccagaccttcttgctgtgaggcgacagcgctaaccactacaccaccgtgccgccccgggacaAGAGTCATTAAATTTAATTATCTGCCTGTATTTTAAGTTAAGTAAGAAGAAGAATATGTAATGCaatgtaaaaatgaaattcaaactTGGATCGAGTAATGCTGTTCTTGAGTAGTTCCAGACAGCTACTCAAGAATATAGTGGCTGCTGAGCTTCTGCATTAAAGTAAACCTAAAATGACTTCATACTGAAGGAAGACGTAACATTATATCCTTATAatcctgttttgttgcttttttttgtgacTGTGAGAAAAATGCCAAAGGTTAGTGTGTTCTCCTCCTCTTCTGAATGTGCCGACTGCCTTTAACTATACACAGCTAATAACTGAACAGGAAGAAGCATTTCCACACTTATAAACCACAATGAAAAGCTTATTGACTCCCCGTTAGAATCATCAATACAGACTCCTGCAGTCAAAACATCAGAATAAATGAAGCACCAGTCAAAATTGCAGATTCCGAGACTGCAAGCCATGCTATAGACCTGGCCAACACCCTCCCCTGGCTTGACTCAAACAGAATTGGACTGGAGGTATCCCCACTGGCACTTGCTATAGACCTGGCCTACAGACGTCCCCCCGGTGATCACCACAGGTCTCAGCACAGTAAAGGTGTTAGGGTGAAAGTCTCCACTCCTGGTGAACTGTGGTCAGATGTTGTCCACCAGGTAAATAATAATAACAGAAATCCCAAATGCTCAGTGATCCAGAGCTAATGACTGCTAATCACAGCAGTACCATGCaagggcagtgttgtagtcgtagCTTCAGTGCGAATGCCAACACATGCATGATGTCCATTTGTCCTGCCTACTAAAACACCACAAATCAAGCTACCCTTCTGAGTTTACCTGAAGAATCATCACCTCCAGAGTGGGAACGTGTGTACCTTGATAGACTCACAACTCTGTCCTGCTCACTGTGCTGCAGCCTACATTTCACCCTGTTTTGTCCCACTAAGCTCTACACTCAACGTGTTAGTTCTTGAACCTGTACCTCACTGAGTCAAGACTCCTCACCTCAGTGTGCTTCATCTCCCCCTGGACTGCTACTGGTTATGTATGATCATTGTCTGCTAGATATCATTCATGCATcacacagcacggtggtgtagtggttagcactgctgcctcacagcaagaaggttctgggttcgaacccagcagccgacaggggcctttctgtgtggagcttgcatgttctcccagtgtctgcatgggtttcctctgggtgctccggtttcccccaaaggttaggttaacatggggcaggcaAGGctgaaagtgcccttgagcaaggcacctaatccccaactgccccccaggcgctgtagtataccccccactgctctgggtatgtgtgcgtgccaggcttgtagtactcgagtccaggacttggactcgagtctgactcatgccctaattttaaggactagtggcttgacttggacttgagcactgatgactcggactcgtgcatgaactgcgttcggactcataaattggagacgaggactccgattttttctcttttttgtaacatgccaaaataatgacataagatatttatatctacattaatttttatactaatttcgtgcaagagaatgcacattcacctgttcatacgtcatgttcaggaacaaactcgtgttaatggcactaaaatgcctggagaggatgtctttaggattgtctgctttgcttatacagacttctcgtgcagtgggaaaaattgTCTGCTCTGTGTTCCATATGTacagtagaagaactatcgaggagacgacggggacaacctcgaactttattcatcatttggcaagactccacccagagaagtgacacgctatgttcattgctctgttgatagcggggcttgctgagagatgaactagctagtgttaaccccctctcatgttatttgccctgttgatagtgggcggggcttgctgagtgatgaagaagctttttatctgtagcctattaactaaaacggggcagtcaagcagtaacgttagtccaacacagcagcagagacagtttcacaaaaaaggcagcaacagccaccgtcaaatggtgcagttggagtcttgtactCAGACTTGAACGCTGGGggttcgaggtttagtgacttgactacaacactggtgtgcgcgtgtatgtgttcactgcttcagatgggttaaatgtagaggaggaatttcactgtatgcttaagtctgtgcttgcgtTTACGTGTGACAAAAGCTGCTTCTTCTTCATAGTCCACAACATGATGCTTCACACAACATATCACACATAATTCCAGCTCCCTGTAGGTGTACAGTTATATAGCCATCAAATGTGTTATTAATGTTTATCTCATCAGTTTTCCAGATAGGTTTATCACTGTGGATGATTCATGTCTTCCATTACTCAACTCCTGCAATGCAGTGCAGGCTACACTTCAGATAGTTTTAAATCACCAGTATTGTATGCTCTTAAGATATATTCTTGTATATACTATTTGCATTTACATTACCTGACTATTGCGTCTGCTTTACTTAAGTAATAAATGTATAACTCTATACATGAAGTCATTTCCGGTGCTCGTATTCTGGGTTGAATTCTTGCAATCTTGGAATTCAGTCTTTCAGATGAGACCTACTGATTGTCTGTTATCTTGTGCCCTATTATTGAAATTTCTCTGAAGCTAACTCTAAATTATATTCACCATTAATAACCATCACACTACAGATATCAGTGCACCCCTTCGAAACTGATTAAGAAGGCTGGTTCAGTTCAGGAAACATTGGTATTAAAGCAGTTTAGCCAGAGTGACACCACAATGAAAATCTCTATGAATATAAAAACACCCCAAACATGTTCTGTTAACTTTAGTAACATAATGCAGGAAATGTCCCACAGCTCAAATGCATTAACATCATGAAAAAACACCCCAAAGATCAAATGGAATGAATTCTAACTTCCAATTTGCTGTGAAGAGCAAGTTTTTCAAATGTTCAGAGCAACAACTTGTTAGACTGGCTCACaacagggtcattccatgtcaaatcaGCAGAGGCCTTCCAAATGAACATCTTGGATTTGTTTCATACTTCATGTACTGTAAATAACATTGGTCCCAACAACTACTGTGCAACATGTTCGGCTTGCAtcttgtttagtttctgagatatggaGGCTTTAAAAAGAGGCCATGGTCCTAATAAACCAGTGttgctttaaataaataaataaaagtaataaCTTTTGGACTATTCATGCTACTTGCTTGAAATGTTCAGGGATTGTTCCACGCTATGAGATGTCCAACTTCTAAAATGGCCTATATTTGCCAAATTATGGCTGCTGAAAACTGTATTAAAAACACTCTGTAGTGCTTTTGAGCCCATGATATCGTCACACTGAATCACATCAGATCTTTAAACTGTTTAGATATAAATACTGGTGATATAGGAGTAGTCATGGAAACTCTCAAAACTTAAACTCGCCCAAGCAAAAATGATTcagaggttgcagaaaagtttagacctttattaaatcaattaataaaaTCCGAGTAcagtctgcagagtgaactggttccaaatctcaaaatcatcctttttttttattgtattccACCAATACCAGGGTTACACTAGATAAGGATAAATTTCCACTTCTCTCTTCCAATATCCCCAAAGTAAACTGCACTGTTCTCAATCCAAGGAGAGACTTCCCTTATTATTCTTAATATTAAAACAAACCACCTGTGCTAACTGACAAATATGTATCCAAACAAGGCTTTTAAGGTCATTCCAATAATATATATCCAAATAAGGCTTGGTTCTAGTTTGAGGTTATTTCTACTTCAACACATGCTTCAGGGTTCCATTAAACATATAAAGCTTTGACCAATCTATTTGTAATATCAACTTCATTAACTCTTTACTGAAAATCTACATGACTGGCTTTGAATCAAAATACAAgcatcataaaccaaattattgcttatgtgattacatcaagaggcgtgtgtggttacatatgaatcaaaatacatTTGTGATTAATGTAACCACACCTTAatgtaaagtgcatatcacgggtaaattcaggagcaagatcaatgtaattctcctattttatattaaactttggtcaaatatctgtcacattttgtgcaatttttttttaccttgtgcaataccagaaaaattcagttgaaatcaagccatttgaggcgaattggtccgcctctgaaaaaacttggcttttggatttcccagcaaacattgattttcgtgacgtcacgtgcgggacgcctccctctgaatcctacgtcagcgctggtttgtttatgagaaaacgacctggtggttttctgcaaattccttcaacgttatcacgtaattattaaaatggttaacagatatattgccggagggtgtagcaacaccaatcttgatggcattagtactcatcattttccaaaagaccggacaatgagagagaaatgggagcgcttcgtgcaaggcaccccgaaaaagccgaggaccaaagcagagccgagaaaaaagaccaagaaaatcagcaattcacaagttgactgttgccagagtaagaaatgagagagagagagagagagagagagagagagactatcctctaaattaggtgttcctgggtTTGTGTGGtatacggataatgttatttattgacacacaaaagtaaacacgaaagcactgggcgataatacacttacttcacatgtatcaagggatatgcgtgtcagggcttgagatcttgggacctgtcaaacacattaaatgtatatacaaccctgcttagccgattccatgtgtgtggcttatgaaatctttctcctacagtagccagtactcttctaaatgaagaaatatataaatacataatagtaattagaaagaaTATGATTCATGTAACaatagatacagtggggcaaaaaagtatttagtcagtcaccaattgtgcaagttctcccacttaaaaagatgagaggcctgtaattttcatcataggtatacctcaactatgagagacaaaatgagaaaaaaatccagaaaatcacattgtctgatttttaaagaatttatttgcaaattatggtggaaaataagtatttggtcaataacaaaattttctcaatactttgttatataccctttgttggcaatgacggtggtcaaatgttttctgtaagtcttcacaaggttttcacacactgttgctggcattttggcccattcctccatgcagatctcctctagagcagtgatcttttggggctgtcgctgggcaacacggactttcaactccctccaaagattttctatggggttgagatctggagactggctaggccactccaggaccttgaaatgcttcttatgaagctactccttcgttgcccgggcggtgtgtttgggatcattgtcatgctgaaagacccagccacatttcatcttcaatgcccttgctgatggaaagaggttttcactcaaaatctcatgatacatggctgcattcattctttcctttacacggatcagtcgtcctggtccctttgcagaaaaacagccccaaagcatgatgtttccacccccatgcttcacagtaggtatggtgttctttggatgcaactcagcattctttctcctccaaacacgacaagttgagtttttaccaaaaagttctattttggtttcatctgaccatatgacattctcccaatcctcttctggatcatccaaatgctctctagcaaacttcagacgggcctggacatatactggcttaagcagggggacacgtttggcactgcaggatttgagtccctggcggcgtagtgtgttactgatggtagcctttgttactttggtcccagctctctgcaggtcattcactaggtccccccgtgtggttctgggatttttgctcaccgttcttgtgatcattttgaccccacagggtgagatcttgcgtgaagccccagatcgagggagattatcagtggtcttgtatgtcttccattttctaataattgctcccacagttgatttcttcacaccaagctgcttacctattgcagattcagtcttcccagcctggtgcaggtctacaattttgtttctggtgtcctttgacagctctttggtcttggccatagtggagtttggagtgtgactgtttgaggttgtggacaggtgtcttttatactgataacgagttcaaacaggtgccattaatacaggtaacgagtggaggacagaggagcctcttaaagaagttgttacaggtctgtgagagccagaaatcttgcttgtttgtaggtgaccaaatacttattttaccgagggatttaccaattaattcattaaaaatcctacaatgtgatttcctggattctttccccccattctatccctcatagttgaagtgtacctatgatgaaaattacaggcttctcatcttttaaagtggaagaacttgcacaattggtggctgactaaatacttttttgccccactgtagatgagcatggatacatgaatccatgggtttcgaagctcaggtgacaattccatatttcaatgcaaaatcacgagctgctaaacttggtctacacagactgtgcactgaaaccgtgcaagctccctcagcctgctggcggatccgcacgtgacatcacaaatctggctccagactcccttgagatttttccagacgtgttattttatttttttctactgtagacagatcgccttgtgcaaaattaccctcctgggtgagtgtgtaaagggacatgctttcatatatttaaaaaaaaaaaaaaaaggggggaattggttcaggatatgccctttaaggttAGAACATTAGTAAGGTCAAAACCAGACCAAAGCCTATACATCATACGTTAAATACGTGTCATAGTGTAGAACAATCCCTGAAACTTTCAAGCATGTAGCCTGAACAGTTCAAAAGTcagtctggaattttttttttttttttttaaatctgttgatACAACATAGAATGACCCAACATTTTAATGGCATGACCTGGAACTTTGGCTAAGTAGCAGGAAAGGTTCTGGTTAACAAAAATTGACCTTAGCCTCTAAAATAAACTTCAAAGTACTACCATTTATTAAGGAACAGGTTTAGATAACAGGTATACTTCAACAAACAGGTATACTGTAACAAACCGGTAAAAAACATTGAGTTGCCGTTGAGTGGTAAAGCACCAATAGCTGTTATGAGTCCTGGGCACAAGCCTCTCTCTTTAAGGCAGTGATTCGATTTCTGATGTAGTTTTTCACACCAGTCCAGGTTCGGTCTTTCAGTGCATATGGTTCCGTGTTGATATACCGCATGCAGTCAATCTTTTGAGGTACCTTGCATGTGTGGATGAAACACATCATGCATCTTTCAATAGCACATACCTCACTGTCTTCCCACTTACGTTTGGCGTTACCTTGGTTGTCTGAAGAAAAGAGAGAGGGGATGTCAATATCTCATTCCTCAAAGCATTTCTGTAGTCTATCCAAAGCAGAGTTCTCaacctctgctttttttttttaatactactGTTCATTCAAAGTGCAAAGACAACACCAAGTAAACTGATCAATACTGGAATACCATTAAATGCTAGATAGTGCTACAAGAGGTTTATAATTATATTAACACAATCCCAAAGAGGCATCACGATTTCAGTTAATCACAAATACATTAAGTTTAACTGATTTGAGTAACGTTTTCAATATGCATGTTAATTACTTTTAGTGATTAGCTCATACTACcgcctactacagcacactatcaATCACTACAATAGTTGTATGCGGTATTGTGTGGGAATAGAGTTGTCTTGGTGGCGCCATTTTCACACTGGCTAAACTGATCATACGGCCTGTCGCAAATCAAAAAGTCACTACTGAAACCTCTTCCTCTCCAAAACTCACGTGTATTAGTGGCATTTGTGGAAGGTATCACTTTTTCATTTTACAAAACTTTTATTCACAGAATTTTAACCTTTAGACTGGGGACAAA
Coding sequences within it:
- the LOC132887057 gene encoding uncharacterized protein LOC132887057; this encodes MVESHFHVQLTAVLDVLMKTAVSDICALAESWFKSLHMEIEKSKKENEDLRQKLQSMEQQKHQAAAQTAEVEIKAAKEEKEDAGSEVRETDDYGNMETELTVPKGNQWIPRKYQRKTEHGLISHEALAEAVQKVVRKESSLRQVAIESGISKSTLARKVKQYEENQMCNLAADFKKSQVFTLEEENLLEEYLLTSSKMYTPRQCRRLAYETAETNNLRMPRSWHENKMAGRDWFTSFLKRHPRLSIRNSEATSFARATAFNCHTVGEFFNVVDESDTHPSTSDGRSHEQPFNVTSDSDPSHSQSRPASEARSCQAFTSPECIHGYPKAPKRLESPRSRKKTAYATSTPEMKKMKLGEKQQQEKRQKSAKKAPKELFQKEISQDDLSSEEDEIKLDDSADESSSSDVYTQMIV